CCTCCGGTGTGTTCTCTTCTTCGGGGTAGTCCTGTCTCgctgcccctccccgccccctgcccagtGCGGGGGCTGGCTCTCTGCTCGATCCCTCCATGAAAGAGCAGGGATCCACATCATGGTCCCCATGCCTTGAGGCCCTAGGGAGGGATGCTTCCTTTCCACGAGGGCGGCTTCTGGGATGTGGCCAGCtctgcagggctggggaggggcaggagggcctGTGTTGAGCTTGGCCCCCAGAAGCCCCCCACGTGCCCCTGCTAATGGAGCTTTTCTTGTGGGCAGACATCTACGTGTGCATGATCTCCTATGCACACAACGTGGCCGCGCAGGGCAAGTACATTGCCATCGCCAGCACCACAGTGGAGACCACAGATCCTGAAAAGGAGGTTGAGCCGGCCCTGGAGCTGCTGGAGCCCATTGACCAGAAgtgaggggctggggggctggggctggagctggggggAGGAAGGGTGCCAGGGGGCCGGAGGACGGACATCAGGGAGGGCAGACATCAGGGAGGGCAAGGCTGATCCTGAGACCTGTTtcagtccctctctctctccctcaggtTTGTGGCCATCAGTGACTTGTACGAGCCCATCGATGATGGTTCCGAGAGCCAGGTAAGCAGCCTGTCCCGGCCCTGGCTCCTGGCTGCcggcccagggcccctggctgccgGCCCAGGGCCCCTGTCCTGCTCACCTCGGGCCCTGGGTGCTGGCTGTTTCCAGGTGTTCTGTTCCTGCTCCTACGACGCCACCACACACTTTGAGACAACCTGCAACGACATCAAAGACATCTACAAGCGCATGGCAGGCTCCGCCTTTGACTTTGAGAACATGAAGCGCAAACAGAATGATGTCTTTGGGGAAGCTGACCAGTGATGGCTGATGCCTAGCCCAGCCCCTGGTGCCCTCTCCCCCAACCTGAGTCTGTTCTCCCTGAAGGCTGGGGAGACGGGTGTGGCTGGGCGTCCCTGTTTCCAACATCTTCTGCTTCCCCTACCGCATTCCTGTCACCCACGTCATTGATTCACTGACCAAATCCTTAACCTTAGTGATGGTTTGGGAgacggggggggtgggggggggttggTTAGTATCCTCCTTGGCCCTTCCTTATCCTGGGAAAAGGGGGTTCCTCTCCTTGTGTGTGtatcttccccccacccctaaTTCTTCTGCTCTGTTTGGGAAGAACGTGGAGGAAAGCTGACTTCTGCCCCCGTTACTCTTACTCCTACTGTAGTGGCCTTTGGAGAtgccccctgcctccccccaccaACTCTAGTGTGTTGGAAAGAAGGGGCCCTCCCAGCACAAAGTCACATTCCTTTCCCTAGTCTACCCCCAtaatttattctaatttattAACTTTGGCCCACCTTGTGTGAGAAAGGAGCCCTGTCTGCAGCCTTGTGGtgtgccctggggctgtggaacaGCTACCCTGGCCGGGCCCGCCTGACCCTGGCAACCCTGGCGCAGCTTGGGAAGGGAGAGGGCTTGGGTGTGGCCCTGTTGGAGgttgatcttgtttttgtttcttgtctTTGTGTCCACTGGTACTGGCTGAGAGAAATGATGTGTGAACAAAGCAGAAGGAGGTGGGAAAATGGATCCAAATCCCCTGTGCCCTGCCCGCCCTATTCCTTCCCATTAGTGGTGGGAAATCCTTATCTTGCAAAGTGAATGTGTCCCTTTCCCCATCCTCTAGTGTatttcacagaaaacaaactccCAATAAAACTGTGTTGAAATCTGAGCCTagatcttaagtttttttttctcaaagctgTTTTCAGGCCAGGGCCTTGGATCCCTGGGCTGCCCTGCTCTCTTACACAGGCTTGGGACTGCACGTCGTTTAGCTTTGTTCCCGATGGCTATAAAAGGTGACTTCATCAGGGAACTGCAGAGCTCTTGAACTGAAGGGAGCAGGTCACATCaccctgcccaaggccacacattGAGCTAGTACTGACATCAGGACTCCAACCCTTGGGGGTCAAAGTGAGGGAAATGGGAGACGGGTccggcctggggtgggggctgaggtGGTGGAAGCAGAggcacagggcccctgccttcaggccaagaaggaggaggaggaggcagaggggacTCAGGCCCAGTCTTGTGGCCTGGGGAAACAGGACTGGGGCCAGTCCCGGGAGGGGAGTCAAAATCAAGGATGCAGAAGTAACCAGAGGGGCTTTAGGCAGGGAGGCAGCAAGGGGACTGAGGGGATCTACCCTTAGACTGAGATCAACACTGAAGAAGTGAAGGGTCTAGGGTGGGGGCAGCCTTGGGGTCAACAGAAGGAAGTAAGACTGGGGACCCAGCCTCAGACCAGGGCTGATTGTGAAACTGATGGGGAAGCTAGGAAGAGCGGGATCGTCCAGTCTCCGAGGGCCGGGGGGGCGGGGCCACTAGGTGGGCGGGGGAAATTACCGGTGGTCACGTGTCGGGGCGGGACGGGGCGAAGCGGCTGCGCTAGCCTTGATGGCTGACGTCAAGGCGCGGGCGTCAGCTGACCGAGCCGCGGTCTCCAGAGCCGATTTAGCTCCGGAGCCCCAGCCAGTCCTTCGTCGCCGTCGCCGTCGCCGTCGCCGCCGtcgccgtcgccgccgccgccgccgccgccgccgccgccgccgccatggCTCAGTACAAGGGTGCTGCCAGCGAGGCGGGCCGCGCCATGCACCTCATGAAGAAGCGGGAGAAGCAGCGCGAGCAGATGGAGCAGATGAAGCAGAGGATTGCCGAGGTGCGGGCCGGGCCGGGGCCCCACAAAGCAGGCGCTCGAACAGCCGCCCCGATTCCACGGGACCCCGCGTGACCCTGGGTGGCAGGACTGGAGTGCGGGCGGCGAGTTGGGGTGGGAAGGTTGCTTGCCAATCTCCCGCAAGGGGCGGAAGCGGGCCGGGGACAGTctgctcctctgtaaaatgggcccaGAAGGCTGGGGCTAGCTAGGTTGTCACAAGCCTGCAACAGGAAGGAGCCATATTCAGTGGTTCCATGTGTGGCAATTGGGGCGACCCTCGAGGGTACAGAGCATCCTGTTTCTCTGGCTCCTCAGCCCCAAGAGTCAGGCCTCTGCCCAGGTTCAGTGGCTCTCCGGAAGGGCGGGCCCCAGCCACTCTGCTGGCCACTGAACCCGTTTCAACTAACACAGGCAGGCAGGAGGGTCCTAGGTGCTAGCGGTTCACTAAGGGCTTCTGTGAGTGGCCGCTGGTGGTGGGCCACCCTACTTAGGTCTTTGGGGGCCTTGGGTCCTGCAACAGCCGGGAAGTGGCTGCATGCTGAGGCCCGACTGCTGTCTCAGTTTACACTCAAGCCCCAACCCGGCTGTTGCTGTGTGGCCAGGCAGAGGTCCATACAGTGGTATGCAGTGGGATGAGGCAGGCCTGGAGCGAGGGGGCCTCATGAGGGAGCCACACTGCTCAGTGAGGGTCTAGGCCCCCAGctgctctctgcttcctcttgTCACTCCTTGCCTTGGGTCTCCAGAGCTTCAGCTCAAGAGCTGGGTGTGAAAAACACCAAAGGCAGGTAGGACCCACGGCTCCAGACTACTGAGTGAGCAGGACATGTGGACGGACCAGAACAGTGCAGGGAAACCACCCCACTTGGCTGCCTGGGCACTTGAAAGAGCCTCTTACAGCCCCATGGGACCCTCCATCAGGCAAAGGGGCCATGTCTTTCCCAAGCGCACATCATAGTCTAGGGACTCATTTGGGATGAGAACCCAGGTCCCCACTTCCACTGTGAGGTGGCAGGTGGCCATCATCACTGCTCTGCCTCCTGGGCAGGAGAACATAATGAAGTCCAACATTGACAAGAAGTTCTCTGCACACTACGACGCTGTGGAGGCTGAGCTCAAGTCCAGCACTGTGGGTACGCAAAGCATTTGTACCCCCACTCCCGGCCCAAGGCCCACTGCATGGTTCGCTCTGGGTGACCGCGTTTCACCCCCCTGTCTCCTTAATTCGCAGGTCTTGTGACCCTTAACGACATGAAGGCCAAGCAGGAGGCGCTGGTGAAGGAGCGGGAGAAGCAACTTGCCAAGAAGGAGCAGTCGAAGGAGCTGCAGCTGTGGGTCCTCCCCTCCAGATGGAGCTTGTGTTTGGGGGCGGGTGAGGCCGTTCCTGCTTGTGGaagctgggaggtgggggtgccTTTTGATCATCAGAGCCCTGCTGGTGAACTTGAAGGGACCCAGGGCGGTAGGACTCTGGGACCTGCCCTGCACTGAGCACACAGGTGGCTCTGGGTCGGGAAATGGGCCTTGAGGGTGGGGATGTGCGTGGTAGCCACCCGTGCCTTGGCAGGAAGCTGGAGAAGCTGCGAGAAAAGGAGCGCAAGAAGGAGGCCAAGCGGAAGATCTCCAGCTTGTCCTTCaccctggaggaagaagaggaggcaggcgaggaggaggaggaggtggtggccTTGGACGAGGAGGAGCTGGAAAGGGAAGGTGAGGGCAGGCTGGGGATGGGTTCAGCGGGCAGAGCTCTGTCCTGGCTTCTGGGTCTCGAGTGAAGAAGCACATCCACCAACAAACTTGACTGCTAACCACATTTGGGGCCTTGAACCTCAGAAGTtggggcaggagagagagagagccaggtcttcactgtggcaaaGCTGAGTGGAGGGCTTGCTTTTTGGTGGCAGACTGAGTGGGAACCGGGTATGCAGTCCCTTGGCGGAGGTGTGGGGCTCATGTGACTGGGGCACCAAACTGTTAATAATTTCAGTGTAAATTGACACAACCACAGACATTAAGTGGCTGCTAATTGGACAGAGCAGCTCTTGCCCAAGGGAACAGGGGGTAACAGGGAAGACTTGGGAAGGCTGGTGAGCAAGAACTAAGACACCATGGGGCTCCTGTGTGCTTAGCACCCACTTGCAGATGGGCTAGGACCAAGGCAGATAGACAGACACTGGGCACCGTCTCTGTCCTGGTGGGAATCACACAGGACACCATGCACCCCACTGGGGCCAGGGGAGAGGGGATGATTTGAGTTGGGCCTTCAGGGCGAGGGGAATTTCATTAGCACCCAGAGATGTGGGGAGTCGGGAGGTGTGTAGAGTTGAGAGATGAGTGTGTCCAGAAATGGAGCCAGCGGGAGTGCACACATTTTAGGACTAGGGAGGGTGCAGCTGCAGGCCTGGAGGGGGTGGATGGTTAGAAAACCTAATGGTCTGGGATCCGTATGGTAGAGCCAAGGCAGGGGTTGGCACAGGGACAGCTTTGAGGGGAGCAGCCAGTGGTGTCAGGAGAAGAGCAAAGAGCCTGCCAGCCTCTTGGGGGAAACCGTGGGATAGTCTTTGTACTATTTAGTAACATTAAGTATTTAGTATCTAAAACATTCCCATTGACAGGTCAGTTGCATTGGGTGTTAGCTGCATCTGTGTAGCAGAGGCTACCTTTGGGACACCACAGGTCTAGAGGGAGGCTTTCAACCTCACTGTGTGTCATTGGGGCTTTGTGGGTGCTTCCCCTCCCCCTGGAGATTTTGTTTTGGGGGCCTGGCCGTTGGTACCCAgtgtagaatttttttaattatttttatttatttggctgttctgggtctttctTATGGGatctgtagttgcagcatgtgaacgcTTAGCTGTgccatgcaaactcttagttgtggcatgtggaatctagttccttgaccaaagATCGAACCTAGGCCCTTTGCATTGGGATTACggagtcatagccactggaccaccagggaagtccccggtgTGGAATTTTTGTAAGTTATCCAGGCTCTGGAACCCTTGCCCTGGAGTGTGGGCTCATCTAGGTTGGCGGTTCTCAAAGAGTGATCCAGTGACCCTAGGGTCTCTGAGACCCTTTGGAGAGGTCTGCGAAGTCAAAACCATCTTCATAATCCTGTGAAGACATTCTTATTCTTCTGTACTCTTGTTCTTTCACGACTGTGCTGTGGATTTTTCCAGAAATCATGTGACGTGGCATGACATCCTTCCTCTGACAGTTGATGGAGTTGATACAGTTGCTCCCCTGAGGCAAGGGCCATCATACTGTTGActtcttgtgttttcttttgctCCAGAGATTACcacaaagaagaggaaaatggggAAGAACCCAGATGTGGACACAAGCTTCTTGCCTGACCGAGATCGGGAGGTAAAGGCAGGATGACCCTGGCAGAGGCTTTCAGTCAGAAAGCGGGGGCCACATGTGCCCCCTGAGCAGCCCTGGGCCTCCCCGCATTGCTCATTTATCTTCCAGGAAGAGGAGAATCGGCTCCGGGAGGAGCTACGGCAAGAGTGGGAAGCCAAGCAGGAGAAGATTAAGAGTGAGAGCTCCTGGAGTGGGAGGCGTGCAGCCCGGGGCAGGGGCCATGCCTGCTTTCCTGTGAACACTACTCTGGGCAGTGCCCTAAGCCCCAGGGAGCTGGCAGGGGTCTGGAGGCCAAGCAGCAGGTCTGTCTTGTAGGTGAGGAGATTGAGATCACCTTCAGTTACTGGGATGGCTCTGGGCACCGGCGCACAGTCAAGGTAGGCGATGTGAAGCCTGGGCCCCATTTCCCTTGCTCTTGGGCCCAGCCTTCCAGTGGGAAGGAACTGTCAGTCCTGACAAAGCCCACAGACCCTTTGGCATGAGTGGCCTGGGGGGAGCAGGGAAGGGGGCGGTGAGTGTTCCGGGGTGCCCGCCTTCTCGAGGGCCCCCTTCTGGGCTTCCATCCTCCTTTCCTAATCCCTTGGTTTCTTGCATGCCTGTTCATACAGATGAAGAAGGGCAACACGATGCAGCAATTCCTGCAGAAGGCACTCGAGATCCTGCGCAAAGATTTCAGCGAACTCAGGTGGGGCTGTGTGGGGGTGTGAGTACATGTGAGCATGTGCACCAGATTTTGCAGCCTCAGCCTGGCACCAGGGACCCCCAAGTGGCAGCTCCTGCTTGTGGCATGCTGGGCACTGCGCTCCTGAGAAAGGAGTTCAGGCCCCTTTTTCCATCCCTCTCCCCATGGGGAGCTGGGGTAGGAAGTGCCTTCCGGACTGGGCTGCCTACTAGCCTCGCAGGCCTCTGGCACTGGTGCCTGGTATCCTTGGCCAGcagcttcctcatcttttcttcctCAGATCGGCAGGGGTGGAGCAGCTCATGTACATCAAGGAGGACTTAATCATACCCCATGTTAGTCCCTTCTGTGTCCTTGCAGCCCCAGGCGGGGTGGTAGGGAGGGTCTCAGGCTTTGGTGCACCCAGGGAATTCGAGGGGGCCCCTCCTACTCTAGGTGTTTGGCTCGGGTGGGCAGGGTCGGAGCCGGGCTTGCAGGCAGCTAGCTGTGAGACACCAAAATGAGTCATCCACTGTCACTTTCCTGTGCTCGGCTTGTAGCACCACAGCTTCTACGACTTCATCGTCACCAAGGCTAGAGGGAAAAGTGGTGAGTGCGCCCGGCTGCGCCCTCCTCCCCGAGCTTGCTCCTGTTGTAGGGTGGCAGCTGAGAGGGGGGGCTTCTGGACCCTTGTCCCTGCAGGGCCCCTCTTCAATTTTGACGTTCACGATGATGTGAGGCTGCTCAGTGACGCCACCGTGGAGAAGGATGAGGTATGCTCCGGgcctgccagggcagggaggagggggcgggcATCCAGCAGCCCTGAGCCGCAGCATCTGGACCTCTTCCCGTCCTCAGTCGCATGCAGGCAAGGTGGTGCTGCGGAGCTGGTATGAGAAAAACAAGCACATCTTCCCCGCCAGCCGCTGGGAGCCCTACGACCCCGAGAAGAAGTGGGACAAGTACACGGTATGGAAGCCCTCCAGCGCAGGGTGGAAGCCCAGCTGGGCTGGCAGGCTGGAGGCCCACCCAGCCCCACTCCGCTCacctctcctcctctgtcctctcgTCCCGCACCAGATCCGATGACGTGGTGGCAGTGTGGCCCCGGCTCCCTGCGGTCCCCTCCTCTGGTCCCCAGGACTCCGGGTGCCCGGCTCCCTGCTCCTGAGATA
The nucleotide sequence above comes from Capricornis sumatraensis isolate serow.1 chromosome X, serow.2, whole genome shotgun sequence. Encoded proteins:
- the FAM50A gene encoding protein FAM50A isoform X1; amino-acid sequence: MAQYKGAASEAGRAMHLMKKREKQREQMEQMKQRIAEENIMKSNIDKKFSAHYDAVEAELKSSTVGLVTLNDMKAKQEALVKEREKQLAKKEQSKELQLKLEKLREKERKKEAKRKISSLSFTLEEEEEAGEEEEEVVALDEEELEREEITTKKRKMGKNPDVDTSFLPDRDREEEENRLREELRQEWEAKQEKIKSEEIEITFSYWDGSGHRRTVKMKKGNTMQQFLQKALEILRKDFSELRSAGVEQLMYIKEDLIIPHHHSFYDFIVTKARGKSGPLFNFDVHDDVRLLSDATVEKDESHAGKVVLRSWYEKNKHIFPASRWEPYDPEKKWDKYTIR
- the FAM50A gene encoding protein FAM50A isoform X2; translation: MAQYKGAASEAGRAMHLMKKREKQREQMEQMKQRIAEENIMKSNIDKKFSAHYDAVEAELKSSTVGLVTLNDMKAKQEALVKEREKQLAKKEQSKELQLKLEKLREKERKKEAKRKISSLSFTLEEEEEAGEEEEEVVALDEEELEREEITTKKRKMGKNPDVDTSFLPDRDREEEENRLREELRQEWEAKQEKIKSEEIEITFSYWDGSGHRRTVKMKKGNTMQQFLQKALEILRKDFSELRSAGVEQLMYIKEDLIIPHGPSSILTFTMM